The proteins below are encoded in one region of Lagenorhynchus albirostris chromosome 7, mLagAlb1.1, whole genome shotgun sequence:
- the LOC132522822 gene encoding LOW QUALITY PROTEIN: HUWE1-associated protein modifying stress responses-like (The sequence of the model RefSeq protein was modified relative to this genomic sequence to represent the inferred CDS: substituted 1 base at 1 genomic stop codon), translating into MEERKEEGEAEIQEHGPEHWFSKXERQCLAEVEQDEQLTPELQEEAAAAAQPEHKQQKLWHLFQNSATAVAQLYKDRVCQQPGLSLWVPFQNAATAVTNLYKESVDTHQRSFDIEIQVGHQRRNKDVLAWVKKHRRTIRREDLISFLCGKVPPPRNSRAPPRLTVVSPNRATSTETSSSVETDLQPFREAIALHGKAV; encoded by the coding sequence ATGGAGGAGCGGAAGGAGGAGGGCGAGGCCGAGATCCAGGAGCACGGGCCCGAGCACTGGTTCTCCAAGTGAGAGCGGCAGTGCCTGGCCGAGGTCGAGCAGGACGAGCAGTTGACCCCTGAGCTgcaggaggaggcggcggcggccgcaCAGCCCGAGCACAAGCAGCAGAAGCTGTGGCACCTCTTCCAGAACTCGGCCACCGCCGTGGCCCAGCTCTACAAAGACCGAGTGTGTCAGCAGCCAGGACTTTCTCTTTGGGTTCCCTTCCAAAATGCAGCCACCGCCGTCACCAACCTTTACAAAGAAAGCGTGGATACCCATCAGCGAAGTTTTGATATTGAAATTCAGGTTGGCCATCAGCGACGCAATAAAGATGTGTTGGCTTGGGTTAAAAAGCACAGAAGAACTATTCGTAGAGAAGATTTGATCAGCTTCCTGTGTGGAAAAGTTCCTCCACCGCGAAACTCTAGAGCTCCCCCAAGACTGACTGTAGTGTCCCCTAACCGAGCTACTTCAACGGAAACTAGCTCATCTGTAGAGACTGATTTGCAACCCTTCCGGGAAGCCATAGCTCTGCATGGTAAAGCCGTTTAA